From Luteolibacter arcticus, one genomic window encodes:
- a CDS encoding autoinducer 2 ABC transporter substrate-binding protein: MKRILCSLALCAVPFLSACKKSGESAGGGEELTIAFLPKSKGNQYFVTCEKGARAAAKDLGAELLFDGPTNSDPAKQNEIVENWISLGVDVIAAACENKDGLSTALRKAQDAGIKVITYDADAQNDARSFFVNQATEKGIGDALLDNAASLVGNEGEFAIITANLTAANQNAWIAAIKARQAEKYPAMKLVDIKPCDDLKDKAQQETTNLLSAHPNLKAVISVCSPGVPGAAEAVKQAGKTGTVKVVGLGLPSENKAYVKEGVTQAVILWKVEDLGYLTIQAAAALAKGELKPGASEFNAGKLGTMKIEGDNILLGTPFAFTKENIDQFDF, encoded by the coding sequence ATGAAACGCATCCTCTGCTCGCTCGCGCTCTGCGCCGTCCCCTTCCTGTCCGCCTGCAAGAAGTCCGGTGAATCCGCCGGCGGTGGCGAAGAACTCACCATCGCCTTCCTGCCGAAGAGCAAGGGCAACCAGTACTTCGTCACCTGCGAAAAGGGTGCCCGCGCCGCCGCCAAGGACCTCGGTGCCGAACTCCTTTTCGACGGCCCGACCAACTCCGATCCCGCGAAGCAAAACGAGATCGTCGAGAACTGGATCTCGCTCGGCGTGGACGTCATCGCCGCCGCCTGCGAGAACAAGGACGGCCTCTCCACCGCGCTGCGCAAGGCCCAGGACGCGGGCATCAAGGTCATCACCTATGATGCGGACGCCCAGAACGACGCCCGCTCGTTCTTCGTCAATCAGGCCACCGAAAAAGGCATCGGCGATGCCCTGCTCGACAACGCCGCCTCGCTGGTCGGCAACGAAGGCGAGTTCGCCATCATCACCGCCAACCTCACCGCTGCGAACCAGAATGCCTGGATCGCCGCGATCAAGGCCCGCCAGGCCGAGAAGTATCCCGCCATGAAGCTGGTGGACATCAAGCCCTGCGATGACCTCAAGGACAAGGCCCAGCAGGAAACCACCAACCTGCTCAGCGCCCACCCGAATCTCAAGGCAGTCATTTCCGTCTGCTCGCCCGGCGTCCCCGGCGCGGCCGAAGCGGTGAAGCAAGCCGGCAAGACCGGCACCGTGAAAGTCGTCGGCCTCGGCCTGCCCAGCGAGAACAAGGCCTACGTCAAGGAAGGCGTCACCCAGGCGGTCATCCTGTGGAAAGTCGAAGACCTCGGCTACCTCACCATCCAAGCCGCCGCCGCGCTCGCCAAGGGCGAGCTCAAGCCCGGCGCGAGCGAGTTCAATGCCGGCAAGCTCGGCACCATGAAGATCGAAGGCGACAACATCCTTCTCGGCACGCCCTTCGCGTTCACGAAGGAGAACATCGACCAGTTCGATTTCTGA
- a CDS encoding ABC transporter permease codes for MRSLFARHEFVLLGVIVLELLLFHFLGRRFFDGSNVSNIFRHSVEIGLLALAMTPVILTGGIDLSVGSMMGLCAVCFGMLVKEAGMSPLVAGILSVGIGTLGGGLNAFLIARMKLPPLIVTLGTFSLFRGLAEALTEGSKSYSGFSKSFLALGNSDLAGIPMQLWIFLPVAVGIGLLVHRTTIGRSFRAIGYSPEGSRYAGIPVERNLSLAYILAGAVAGLAAVIFVARLGEARANAGIGYELLAITAVVLGGTSIFGGSGTVCGTFLGYLAVAILNNGLKRITAYDIFERPISSVSNEMSGMLTGLLLLVALAAVPVGKAISARRSRSKT; via the coding sequence ATGAGGAGCCTGTTCGCCCGGCACGAGTTCGTGCTGCTCGGCGTGATCGTGCTGGAGCTGCTGCTGTTTCACTTTCTGGGCCGCCGCTTCTTCGATGGGTCGAACGTGTCGAACATCTTCCGCCACTCGGTGGAGATCGGCCTGCTCGCCCTCGCGATGACGCCGGTCATCCTCACCGGCGGGATCGACCTGTCGGTCGGCTCGATGATGGGCCTGTGCGCCGTGTGCTTCGGCATGCTGGTGAAGGAGGCCGGCATGTCGCCGCTGGTCGCTGGCATTCTCTCCGTCGGCATCGGCACCTTGGGCGGCGGCCTGAATGCCTTCCTGATCGCGCGGATGAAATTGCCGCCGCTGATCGTCACGCTCGGCACCTTCTCCTTGTTCCGCGGTCTTGCGGAGGCACTCACCGAGGGCTCGAAATCCTACTCCGGCTTCTCCAAGTCCTTCCTCGCGCTCGGCAATTCCGACCTCGCTGGCATCCCGATGCAGCTCTGGATCTTCCTGCCGGTAGCGGTGGGCATCGGGCTGCTGGTGCATCGCACGACCATCGGCCGCTCCTTCCGCGCCATCGGCTATTCGCCGGAGGGCTCGCGCTACGCCGGCATCCCGGTGGAGCGAAACCTGAGCCTCGCCTACATCCTCGCCGGTGCCGTGGCCGGGCTCGCCGCGGTCATCTTCGTAGCCCGTCTCGGCGAAGCCCGCGCGAACGCCGGCATTGGCTACGAGCTGCTCGCGATCACCGCCGTGGTGCTCGGCGGCACCAGCATCTTCGGCGGCTCCGGCACGGTCTGCGGGACCTTCCTCGGCTACCTCGCGGTGGCGATCCTCAACAACGGCCTCAAGCGCATCACCGCCTACGACATCTTCGAGCGGCCGATCTCAAGTGTCTCCAATGAGATGTCGGGCATGCTCACCGGCCTGCTGCTGCTCGTCGCCCTCGCTGCCGTGCCGGTCGGAAAAGCCATTTCCGCCCGACGATCGCGGTCTAAAACCTGA
- a CDS encoding PQQ-dependent sugar dehydrogenase, whose product MIIAAAVIPASAAPLSISAPPDAALTTPHRIEVLAEGLKVPWELRFLPGGRQIFTERIGRVRMMEQGKLLEEPALTLPAAQGNKMGLLGLAVAPDFRTTGHLFLAWDKALGDRRFELRMERYRLDGKKLVEPKTIIEGIAANQNHTGCRLEFGPDGMLYMTTGDADQAEGSQKLDQLHGKILRFNPDGSVPQDNPFVGKEGARPEIWSYGHRNPQGLAFQPGTGQLYESEHGPLHGDEVNLIEKGANYGWPVISHRREREGMRAPLLEVTPAVGPGRLLFYQGAAFPELRGSLLLCCLRGSAVFRISLGGDGLPTHIERLWHQKWGRIRFINEAPDGSLWLGTSMQDPPEGKPGEGDDKLIRIIADPAGTVDAIAGKAADQVLLTPDTVDPEKIIASACAACHGPGLAGGEKRGLLSGEFKHLKDPVELEKVIRDGVPAAGMPPASGVLSEKQIGLVADYLRAKRR is encoded by the coding sequence ATGATCATCGCCGCCGCGGTCATCCCGGCGTCTGCAGCGCCGCTTTCCATTTCCGCGCCACCGGATGCGGCGCTCACCACGCCGCACCGGATCGAGGTGCTGGCAGAGGGGCTGAAGGTGCCGTGGGAACTGCGTTTCCTGCCGGGTGGCCGGCAGATCTTCACCGAGCGCATCGGTCGCGTGCGGATGATGGAGCAGGGGAAGCTGCTGGAGGAGCCGGCGCTGACCCTGCCCGCGGCGCAGGGGAACAAGATGGGGCTGTTAGGGTTGGCGGTTGCTCCGGATTTCAGGACGACCGGCCACTTGTTCCTCGCGTGGGACAAGGCGCTGGGTGACCGCCGCTTCGAGCTGCGGATGGAGCGTTACCGGCTCGATGGCAAAAAGCTGGTCGAGCCGAAGACGATCATCGAGGGCATCGCGGCCAACCAGAATCACACCGGCTGCCGCTTGGAATTCGGGCCCGATGGCATGCTTTACATGACCACCGGCGACGCGGACCAAGCCGAGGGCTCGCAGAAGCTCGACCAGCTCCACGGCAAGATCTTGCGCTTCAATCCCGATGGTTCCGTGCCGCAGGACAATCCCTTCGTCGGCAAGGAGGGCGCGCGTCCGGAGATCTGGTCCTACGGCCACCGGAATCCGCAGGGCCTCGCCTTCCAGCCCGGCACGGGCCAGCTCTACGAGTCGGAACATGGTCCGCTGCACGGCGACGAGGTGAACTTGATCGAGAAGGGCGCGAACTACGGCTGGCCGGTCATTTCCCACCGCCGCGAAAGGGAAGGGATGCGCGCGCCGCTGCTCGAGGTCACGCCGGCGGTCGGGCCGGGGCGCTTGCTGTTCTATCAGGGCGCGGCCTTTCCGGAGCTCCGCGGCTCGCTGCTGCTGTGCTGTCTGCGTGGCTCGGCAGTGTTCCGAATTTCGCTCGGAGGCGACGGCTTGCCGACGCACATCGAGCGCCTGTGGCATCAGAAGTGGGGCCGCATCCGCTTCATCAACGAAGCGCCCGATGGCTCGCTGTGGCTCGGCACCTCGATGCAGGATCCACCGGAAGGCAAGCCGGGCGAAGGCGACGACAAGCTGATCCGCATCATCGCCGATCCTGCGGGAACGGTGGACGCGATTGCCGGCAAAGCTGCCGACCAAGTCCTGCTCACTCCCGACACGGTCGATCCGGAGAAGATCATCGCCTCCGCTTGCGCCGCGTGTCACGGCCCGGGCCTCGCCGGGGGTGAGAAGCGCGGCCTGCTTTCCGGCGAGTTCAAGCACCTCAAGGATCCCGTCGAGCTTGAGAAGGTGATCCGCGACGGTGTCCCCGCGGCCGGGATGCCGCCCGCGTCCGGCGTGCTCAGCGAAAAGCAGATCGGCCTTGTCGCGGATTACCTGCGCGCGAAACGCCGTTGA
- a CDS encoding TIM barrel protein yields the protein MSSPTETIHRVLDSFRIETPSWGYSDTGTRFGKFHQPAAAIDLDDKLADAAHVHRLTGCCPTVATHVLWDFSPGTDAAVVASKAASLGISIGSINPNLFQDQIYKLGSVGSPFEMARDQALAHIIDCIKLGQVTGSKAVSLWFADGTNYPGQDSIRARKHRFEAALKEAHGHLAKDQILLVEYKPFEPAFYQTDLADWGMSFLTAKKAGPQAKVLVDTGHHYLSQNIEQIVAWLLDEDMLGGFHFNDRRYADDDLTLGSIDPYQIFRIFHEIHLFAWERGGLYPEIEYMIDQSHNLKPKIEAMLQTVCTAQELYAKAALVDHEALLAAQKKGNIVDSELCLKKAFNTDVTDGIAAWRASKGLEADPLIAHRATGYAEKAAAERSKRRQELGIATEHSYA from the coding sequence ATGTCCAGTCCCACGGAAACCATCCACCGCGTCCTCGACTCCTTCCGCATCGAAACCCCGTCGTGGGGCTACTCCGACACCGGGACCCGCTTCGGGAAATTCCACCAGCCCGCCGCGGCAATCGACCTCGACGATAAGCTCGCTGATGCCGCGCACGTCCATCGCCTGACTGGCTGCTGCCCGACGGTGGCGACCCACGTGCTGTGGGACTTTTCCCCGGGCACCGATGCCGCCGTGGTGGCGTCGAAGGCCGCGTCGCTCGGAATCTCCATCGGCTCGATCAATCCGAACCTTTTCCAAGACCAGATCTACAAGCTCGGCTCGGTCGGCAGCCCTTTTGAAATGGCTCGCGATCAGGCGCTGGCCCACATCATCGACTGCATCAAGCTCGGCCAGGTCACCGGCAGCAAGGCGGTCTCGCTGTGGTTCGCCGATGGCACGAACTACCCCGGCCAGGACAGCATCCGGGCCCGCAAGCACCGCTTCGAGGCCGCGCTCAAGGAAGCCCACGGCCACCTCGCGAAGGACCAGATCCTGCTGGTGGAATACAAGCCCTTCGAGCCCGCCTTCTATCAGACCGACCTCGCCGACTGGGGAATGTCCTTCCTCACCGCGAAGAAGGCCGGCCCGCAGGCCAAGGTGCTGGTCGATACCGGCCACCACTACCTTTCGCAGAATATCGAGCAGATCGTCGCGTGGCTGCTGGATGAGGACATGCTCGGCGGCTTCCACTTCAATGACCGCCGCTATGCCGACGATGACCTCACGCTCGGCTCGATCGATCCCTACCAGATCTTCCGCATCTTCCACGAGATCCACCTCTTCGCCTGGGAGCGCGGCGGCCTCTACCCGGAGATCGAGTACATGATCGACCAGTCGCACAACCTGAAGCCGAAGATCGAGGCGATGCTCCAGACCGTCTGCACCGCCCAGGAACTCTACGCCAAGGCCGCACTCGTCGATCACGAGGCGCTTCTCGCCGCGCAGAAGAAGGGCAACATTGTCGATTCCGAGCTGTGCTTGAAGAAGGCCTTCAACACCGACGTCACCGACGGCATCGCCGCGTGGCGAGCCTCCAAGGGCCTCGAAGCCGACCCGCTCATCGCCCACCGCGCCACCGGCTACGCCGAAAAGGCCGCCGCCGAACGCTCAAAGCGCCGCCAGGAGCTGGGCATCGCGACGGAGCACAGCTACGCGTGA
- a CDS encoding C40 family peptidase encodes MTAEPAPTTRPGRLTGPELKEYAALTGTRKKIVDASLALAARETWLRYRFGSAAPESGGLDCSGAVYFLLQQAGVQPPRSSAAQFVWVKKGGTLKEVPASITSTGDASLKGLKPGDLLFWSGTYQPTDGREVPVSHVQIFLGHEKITGAPVMVGSSDGRTYRGTKREGYGVFDFKLPKAGSKAKFLGYGFPATAE; translated from the coding sequence ATGACCGCGGAACCTGCGCCTACGACGCGCCCGGGCCGCCTGACGGGTCCCGAACTGAAGGAATACGCCGCTCTCACCGGCACGCGAAAGAAGATCGTGGATGCGTCTCTGGCTCTTGCGGCCCGTGAAACCTGGCTGCGCTATCGCTTCGGCAGTGCCGCGCCGGAGAGCGGCGGGCTGGATTGCTCCGGGGCCGTCTATTTCCTGCTGCAACAGGCTGGCGTTCAGCCTCCTCGATCTTCCGCGGCGCAGTTCGTATGGGTGAAAAAAGGCGGCACCCTGAAGGAAGTGCCTGCGTCCATCACCTCGACCGGCGACGCCTCCCTGAAGGGGCTCAAGCCGGGCGATCTGCTCTTCTGGTCCGGCACCTACCAACCAACCGACGGCCGCGAGGTGCCCGTGTCCCACGTCCAGATTTTCCTCGGCCACGAAAAGATCACCGGTGCCCCGGTCATGGTCGGCTCCAGTGACGGGCGGACCTACCGCGGCACGAAGCGCGAGGGCTATGGCGTCTTCGACTTCAAGCTGCCGAAGGCCGGGTCGAAGGCGAAGTTCCTCGGCTACGGGTTCCCGGCGACCGCGGAATGA
- a CDS encoding PQQ-dependent sugar dehydrogenase: MNRANLLTIALVAPLAAQDYSKMKTDKVFEQLCSGCHGADLSGGQGGSLVDGEWKHGSSDDELLKSIKEGNAQLGMTPFKTVLDDRQIRSLVIFIREKEKQAKEKGMEFPKPEPGKITKTQHEDYKIEMVVEKGLKNPWAIAFLPDGRKLVTEKQGRLRVIGADGKLLDEPVQGIPKIIDHGQGGLMEVAIHPDYEKNGWIYLGFADGTKEGGETKTITAYVRGRIKDGQWVDQEWIWKADPKFYTGAGVHFGTRIVFDKGYIYFPVGERGGWQEAQDVENAKGKIYRLHDDGRVPNDNPKFDGKTPVSGLWSYGHRNPQGLDIDPRDGSIYNTEHGPRGGDELNWVQPGHNYGWPVITYGMNYDGTPITGITEKEGMDQPVIYWQPSIAACGLSFYRGDKFPKWKNDLFAGALAQQEIRRLRLVDHKVTEQEVILKNIGRVRDVTDAPDGYIYVILNGPDRIIRLVPAK; this comes from the coding sequence ATGAACCGCGCCAACCTCCTCACCATCGCCCTCGTCGCGCCGCTAGCGGCCCAAGATTACTCGAAAATGAAGACCGACAAGGTCTTCGAGCAGCTTTGCTCCGGCTGTCACGGCGCCGATCTGAGCGGCGGCCAGGGAGGATCGCTCGTCGATGGCGAATGGAAGCACGGCAGCAGCGATGACGAGCTGCTGAAGTCGATCAAGGAGGGCAACGCCCAGCTCGGCATGACCCCTTTCAAGACGGTGCTCGACGACCGCCAGATCCGCTCGCTGGTGATTTTCATCCGCGAGAAGGAGAAGCAGGCGAAGGAGAAGGGGATGGAGTTCCCGAAGCCGGAACCCGGCAAGATCACCAAGACCCAGCACGAGGACTACAAGATCGAGATGGTGGTCGAGAAGGGCCTGAAGAACCCGTGGGCGATCGCCTTCCTGCCGGACGGCCGCAAGCTGGTCACCGAGAAGCAAGGCCGCCTGCGGGTGATCGGGGCCGACGGCAAGCTGCTCGATGAACCGGTGCAGGGCATCCCGAAGATCATCGACCACGGCCAAGGCGGCCTGATGGAAGTCGCCATCCACCCGGACTACGAAAAGAACGGCTGGATTTACCTCGGCTTCGCCGATGGCACCAAGGAGGGCGGCGAGACGAAGACCATCACCGCCTACGTCCGCGGCCGGATCAAGGACGGCCAGTGGGTCGATCAGGAGTGGATCTGGAAGGCGGATCCAAAGTTCTACACCGGGGCAGGCGTCCACTTCGGCACCCGCATCGTCTTCGACAAGGGCTACATCTACTTCCCCGTCGGCGAGCGCGGCGGCTGGCAGGAGGCGCAGGACGTCGAGAATGCCAAGGGCAAGATCTACCGCCTGCACGACGATGGCCGCGTGCCGAACGACAACCCGAAGTTCGATGGCAAGACTCCCGTCTCCGGCCTGTGGTCGTACGGCCACCGCAATCCACAGGGGCTGGACATCGATCCACGCGACGGCTCGATTTACAACACCGAGCACGGCCCACGGGGCGGCGACGAGCTGAACTGGGTACAGCCGGGCCACAACTACGGCTGGCCGGTCATCACCTACGGGATGAATTACGACGGCACGCCGATCACCGGCATCACCGAGAAGGAGGGCATGGACCAGCCGGTGATCTACTGGCAGCCGAGCATCGCCGCCTGCGGCCTGTCCTTTTATCGCGGCGACAAGTTCCCGAAGTGGAAGAACGACCTCTTCGCCGGTGCCCTCGCCCAGCAAGAAATCCGCCGCCTGCGCCTCGTGGATCACAAGGTCACCGAGCAGGAAGTCATCCTGAAGAACATCGGCCGCGTCCGCGACGTGACCGATGCGCCAGACGGCTACATCTACGTGATTCTCAATGGACCGGACCGGATCATCCGGCTCGTCCCGGCGAAGTGA
- a CDS encoding ABC transporter permease: MSGKYSREITVAGALVLLMVALAIFAPNFFELQPLLSRLTSQMPALVAAIGITLVIITRQIDISIGAQFSMCGVVAGIVAAAGMPLGVAVLAAVATGVAMGAFNGLLVAWLGLPSIVVTLATMVTWNELLRLWQQGRLMNLPAGFQWFGLNQASGQGIVIAVAVVLLLSAAWAMKNLAAGRYVYAVGTDAEAARLAGINPKWTTFGVFVLMGALAGTASVLNLVQSPQVQPNAGDGLELKVIAAAVVGGVAITGGRGNLWGVLLGLLLLANVNPALTHFHQPPYWERAIQGLVILLAVIADGLKRSKKTSAA, translated from the coding sequence ATGAGCGGCAAATACTCCCGCGAGATCACCGTCGCCGGTGCGCTGGTTTTGCTGATGGTGGCGCTCGCTATCTTCGCGCCGAATTTCTTCGAGCTGCAGCCGCTGCTCTCGCGTCTGACTTCACAGATGCCCGCGCTGGTCGCGGCAATCGGCATTACTCTGGTCATCATCACGCGACAGATCGACATCTCGATCGGCGCGCAGTTCAGCATGTGCGGCGTGGTCGCCGGCATCGTCGCCGCGGCCGGCATGCCGCTCGGCGTGGCAGTGCTCGCCGCCGTCGCCACCGGCGTCGCGATGGGTGCTTTCAATGGACTGCTCGTCGCATGGCTCGGGCTGCCGAGCATCGTGGTGACGCTGGCCACGATGGTGACCTGGAATGAGCTGCTGCGCCTGTGGCAACAAGGCCGCCTGATGAACCTGCCGGCCGGTTTCCAGTGGTTCGGCCTCAACCAAGCCTCCGGGCAAGGCATCGTCATCGCCGTCGCGGTCGTGCTGTTGCTCTCCGCGGCATGGGCGATGAAGAATCTCGCCGCCGGACGCTACGTCTATGCCGTCGGCACCGATGCCGAAGCGGCCCGCCTCGCCGGCATCAACCCCAAGTGGACCACCTTCGGCGTCTTCGTGTTGATGGGTGCACTGGCCGGCACCGCGTCCGTGCTCAACCTCGTCCAATCGCCGCAGGTCCAGCCGAATGCCGGCGATGGCCTGGAGCTGAAAGTCATCGCCGCCGCAGTGGTCGGTGGGGTCGCCATCACCGGCGGTCGCGGTAACCTGTGGGGCGTGCTGTTAGGCCTGCTGCTGCTCGCCAACGTCAATCCCGCCCTGACCCACTTCCACCAGCCGCCGTATTGGGAGCGCGCGATCCAGGGCCTGGTCATCCTTCTCGCCGTGATCGCCGACGGCCTCAAGCGCTCGAAGAAAACATCCGCCGCATGA
- the ahr gene encoding NADPH-dependent aldehyde reductase Ahr: MADTFHAWAAADRGAKLQPFDYQPGPLGPEQVQIRIESCGLCHSDLSMLDNEWGNSVYPLVAGHEAIGIVEAAGDFAKGVKVGDRVGLGWFAGSCMHCRPCLSGRHNLCATAEQTIVGRHGGFADRVRCHWSWALRLPDGIDPKKAGPLFCGGITAFGPIAEFGVKPTHRVGVIGIGGLGHLALQFLSKWGCHVTAFTSSDSKSEEAKALGANAVLNSRDSSAMKSATGSFDFILSTVNVPLDWNAYLNLLGPDGRLHFVGAVLKPVQVPVFSLIGGRKRISGSPLGPPATVLDMLDFCARHGIAPQTESFAMADVNEALEHLKAGKARYRIVLEN; encoded by the coding sequence ATGGCCGATACCTTCCACGCTTGGGCTGCCGCGGATCGCGGGGCGAAACTTCAGCCGTTCGACTATCAGCCCGGCCCCCTCGGGCCGGAGCAGGTTCAGATCCGCATCGAGAGCTGCGGCCTCTGTCATTCCGATCTCTCGATGCTGGATAACGAGTGGGGAAACTCCGTTTACCCGCTCGTGGCCGGTCACGAAGCGATCGGCATCGTGGAAGCGGCCGGGGATTTCGCGAAAGGCGTGAAGGTCGGCGACCGCGTCGGCCTCGGCTGGTTCGCGGGGTCGTGCATGCACTGCCGCCCCTGTCTCTCCGGTCGCCACAATCTCTGTGCCACGGCCGAGCAGACCATCGTGGGACGGCATGGAGGCTTCGCGGATCGCGTGCGCTGCCACTGGAGCTGGGCGCTGAGGCTGCCGGACGGCATCGATCCGAAGAAAGCCGGACCGCTTTTCTGCGGTGGCATCACGGCCTTCGGTCCGATCGCGGAGTTCGGCGTGAAGCCGACGCACCGGGTGGGCGTGATCGGCATCGGCGGCTTGGGGCACCTCGCGCTGCAGTTCCTTTCGAAGTGGGGCTGCCACGTGACCGCCTTTACCTCCAGCGACTCGAAGTCGGAGGAGGCCAAGGCCCTCGGTGCGAATGCCGTGCTGAACTCGCGTGACAGCTCGGCGATGAAATCTGCGACGGGCAGCTTCGACTTCATCCTCTCGACCGTGAATGTGCCGCTCGACTGGAACGCCTACCTGAACTTGCTCGGGCCGGACGGCCGCTTGCACTTCGTGGGTGCGGTCCTCAAGCCCGTCCAAGTGCCGGTCTTTTCACTGATCGGCGGCCGCAAGCGCATCTCCGGCTCGCCGCTCGGTCCGCCCGCCACGGTGCTCGACATGCTGGATTTCTGCGCCCGCCACGGCATCGCGCCACAGACGGAAAGCTTCGCGATGGCCGATGTGAATGAGGCGCTGGAGCATCTCAAGGCAGGCAAGGCGCGGTATCGTATCGTGCTGGAAAACTAA
- a CDS encoding sugar ABC transporter ATP-binding protein has translation MKPLLQLSDIRKSFGAVRALKGVSFELLPGEVHALLGENGAGKSTLIKVITGAHAPDEGTLSVGDETLRSLTPSHARELGIACIYQQPALFPDLTVSENIGLRLKKTSAFAKVNHAERRAKALELLKRIGAEISPDAEVRSLSMPEQQLVEIACALGSGARIVIMDEPTASLTQKEQHLLFAVVRDLRKNGVGVVYISHRLEEIFALADRVTVLRDGESVGTNRVDDLDEAAMIKLMVGREVATLYPPAEGQPGDVVLSLKNVTCAAGGVQGVNLEVRAGEIVGMAGLVGAGRTELARVLFGITPADSGEIALNGKKLSISNPREAISNGVAYVPEDRRRHGVILEMPIAQNITMAVHPVLFPGTWLRFKAETEMAKDFIRDLGIKAYGPEAPGGSLSGGNQQKVSVSRWLATKPKLLILDEPTQGVDVGAKSEIHKIIRGLAKEGLAVLMISSDLPEVLGMSDRIAVMRGGTVTSVLPGGTDAHDVMAAALGQKSGKEVA, from the coding sequence TTGAAACCCCTCCTCCAACTCTCCGACATCCGGAAATCCTTCGGTGCCGTGCGCGCCTTGAAGGGCGTGTCGTTTGAGCTGCTGCCGGGCGAGGTCCATGCGCTGCTTGGCGAGAATGGCGCGGGCAAGTCCACGCTGATCAAGGTCATCACGGGTGCGCATGCTCCGGATGAAGGGACGCTGTCGGTCGGAGATGAAACGCTGCGCTCGCTGACGCCATCCCATGCCCGCGAACTTGGTATCGCTTGCATCTATCAGCAGCCCGCGCTTTTCCCGGATCTAACGGTTTCGGAGAACATCGGCTTGCGACTCAAGAAGACATCCGCCTTCGCCAAGGTGAACCATGCCGAACGACGCGCGAAGGCGCTCGAGTTGCTGAAGCGCATCGGCGCGGAGATCTCCCCGGATGCCGAAGTCCGCTCGCTTTCGATGCCCGAGCAACAGCTCGTCGAGATCGCCTGCGCACTCGGCTCTGGCGCACGCATCGTCATCATGGACGAGCCGACGGCCTCGCTCACGCAGAAGGAACAGCACCTCCTCTTTGCCGTGGTGCGCGATCTACGGAAGAATGGCGTCGGTGTCGTTTACATCTCGCACCGCTTGGAAGAAATCTTCGCTCTCGCCGACCGTGTGACCGTCTTGCGCGATGGCGAAAGCGTCGGCACCAACCGCGTCGATGACCTCGACGAGGCCGCGATGATCAAGCTGATGGTCGGCCGAGAGGTCGCCACGCTTTATCCACCGGCCGAGGGCCAACCCGGCGACGTCGTGCTTTCGCTTAAGAACGTCACCTGCGCCGCGGGTGGCGTGCAGGGTGTGAACCTCGAAGTGCGGGCCGGCGAGATCGTCGGCATGGCCGGCTTGGTCGGCGCGGGCCGCACGGAATTGGCGCGGGTGCTCTTCGGCATCACGCCCGCCGATTCCGGCGAGATCGCGCTGAACGGCAAGAAGCTGTCCATTTCGAATCCCCGTGAAGCGATCTCGAACGGCGTTGCCTACGTCCCGGAAGACCGCCGCCGCCACGGCGTGATCCTTGAGATGCCGATCGCGCAGAACATCACCATGGCCGTCCATCCGGTGCTGTTTCCCGGCACCTGGCTGCGTTTCAAGGCGGAGACGGAAATGGCGAAGGATTTCATCCGCGACCTCGGCATCAAGGCCTACGGGCCCGAAGCGCCCGGCGGCAGCCTCAGCGGCGGCAACCAGCAAAAGGTCAGCGTTTCGCGTTGGCTGGCGACGAAGCCGAAGCTTCTCATCCTCGACGAACCGACCCAAGGCGTGGACGTCGGCGCGAAGAGCGAGATCCACAAAATCATCCGCGGTCTCGCCAAGGAAGGCCTCGCGGTGCTGATGATTTCAAGCGACCTGCCCGAGGTGCTCGGCATGAGCGACCGCATCGCGGTGATGCGCGGAGGTACGGTGACTTCCGTACTTCCCGGCGGCACCGATGCCCACGACGTGATGGCCGCTGCGCTCGGCCAGAAAAGCGGAAAGGAGGTCGCATGA